One window of the Lepidochelys kempii isolate rLepKem1 chromosome 23, rLepKem1.hap2, whole genome shotgun sequence genome contains the following:
- the CNOT3 gene encoding CCR4-NOT transcription complex subunit 3 isoform X7, which yields MADKRKLQGEIDRCLKKVSEGVEQFEDIWQKLHNAANANQKEKYEADLKKEIKKLQRLRDQIKTWVASNEIKDKRQLIDNRKLIETQMERFKVVERETKTKAYSKEGLGLAQKVDPAQKEKEEVGQWLTNTIDTLNMQVDQFESEVESLSVQTRKKKGDKDKQDRIEGLKRHIEKHRYHIRMLETILRMLDNDSIQVDSIRKIKDDVEYYVDSSQDPDFEENEFLYDDLDLEDIPQALVATSPPSHSHLEDEIFNQSSSTPTSTTSSSPIPPSPANGTAENSEDDKKRGRSTDSEVSQSPAKNGSKSVHNNHPPPSPAVTPSYQLGSSSSTSSSLGNGPGSSSNGAVSNSSGSGGAKAVPVAGHTPSTPTPYAQAVAPPPPGANASQPRPPSAQQNASKQNGATSYSSVVADSTSDSVLGSSGPALPSQPVAHNPPSSAAKEPSGAPAPPSASSGLLVPMTVNTPSSPTPSFSEAKPSQPLLNGPPQFSSTPEIKAPEPLSSLKSMAERAAIGSSIEDPVPSLHLAERDILISSTTSQPASSQPPIQLSEVNIPLSLGVCPLGPVPLTKEQLYQQAMEEAAWHHMPHPSDSERIRQYLPRNPCPTPPYHHQMPPLHSDTVEFYQRLSTETLFFIFYYLEGTKAQYLAAKALKKQSWRFHTKYMMWFQRHEEPKTITDEFEQGTYIYFDYEKWGQRKKEGFTFEYRYLEDRDLQ from the exons ATGGCTGACAAGAGGAAATTGCAAG GTGAGATCGATCGGTGTCTGAAGAAGGTCTCCGAGGGGGTGGAACAGTTTGAGGATATTTGGCAGAAG CTCCACAATGCAGCAAACGCCAACCAGAAGGAGAAGTATGAAGCTGACCTGAAGAAGGAGATCAAGAAGCTCCAG aggcTGAGGGACCAGATCAAGACGTGGGTAGCTTCAAATGAGATCAAGGACAAGAGGCAGCTGATAGACAACCGGAAACTCATTGAGACG CAAATGGAGCGGTTCAAGGTGGTGGAGCGGGAGACCAAGACCAAAGCCTACTCCAaggaggggctgggcctggcGCAGAAAGTCGACCCTGCCcagaaggagaaggaagaggtCGGCCAGTGGTTAACg aaCACCATCGACACGCTGAACATGCAGGTGGATCAGTTTGAGAGCGAGGTGGAGTCACTCTCTGTGCAGACACGCAAGAAGAAGGGGGACAAGGAT AAGCAGGACCGGATCGAGGGGCTGAAGCGGCACATCGAAAAGCACCGATACCACATCCGCATGCTGGAGACCATCCTGCGCATGCTGGACAATGACTCCATCCAGGTGGACTCGATCCGCAAGATCAAGGACGACGTGGAGTATTACGTGGACTCCTCGCAGGACCCCGACTTCGAGGAGAACGAGTTTCTCTACGATGACCTCGACTTAGAAGACATTC cGCAGGCTCTGGTAGCCACCTCCCCGCCCAGCCACAGCCACCTGGAGGACGAGATCTTCAACCAGTCCAGCAGCACTCCCACGTCCACCACTTCCAGCTCGCCCATCCCGCCCAGCCCTGCCAACGGCACGGCG gagaaTTCGGAAGATGACAAGAAGAGGGGGCGGTCGACAGACAGCGAGGTCAGTCAG TCTCCCGCGAAGAACGGTTCGAAAAGCGTCCACAACAACCACCCCCCGCCCTCACCGGCCGTCACACCCAGCTACCAGCTGGGCAGCAGCTCCAGCACCTCTTCCTCGCTGGGCAACGGCCCGGGCTCCAGCAGCAACGGAGCCGTGTCCAACAGCAGCGGGAGCGGTGGGGCCAAGGCCGTCCCAGTCGCCGGCCACAcgcccagcacccccaccccctacgCCCAGGCCGtcgcgcccccgccccccggtgcCAACGCCTCGCAGCCCCGGCCTCCCAGCGCCCAGCAGAACGCCAGCAAGCAGAACGGGGCCACCA GTTACAGCTCCGTGGTGGCTGACAGCACATCGGACTCCGTTCTCGGCAGCAGCGGGCCAGCgctccccagccagccagtggcCCACAACCCACCCAGCAGCGCTGC gaaAGAGCCCAGCGGAGCCCCTGCGCCCCCCAGTGCCAGCTCTGGCCTGCTAGTCCCCATGACGGTGAATACCCCAAGCTCCCCGACCCCGTCCTTCTCCGAAGCCAAGCCGAGCCAGCCACTGCTCAACGGGCCACCCCAGTTCAGCTCCACGCCAGAAATCAAG GCGCCCGAGCCCCTGAGCAGCTTGAAATCCATGGCAGAGCGAGCAGCCATTGGATCCAGTATAGAGGACCCAGTGCCATCTCTCCACCTGGCTGAAAGGG ACATTTTAATTAGTAGTACGACCTCGCAGCCGGCCTCCAGCCAGCCGCCTATCCAGCTGTCGGAGGTGAACATCCCTCTCTCCCTGGGGGTCTGCCCCCTGGGACCGGTGCCCCTCACCAAGGAGCAGCTCTACCAGCAGGCCATGGAGGAGGCAGCCTGGCATCACATGCCTCACCCCTCGGACTCTGAGAGGATCCG gcagtacctgccccggaacccctgcccgacccccccTTACCACCACCAGATGCCTCCACTGCACTCGGacaccgtggagttctaccagcGGCTCTCGACGGAGACGCTCTTCTTCATCTTCTACTATCTGGAG GGTACCAAGGCGCAGTACCTGGCGGCCAAAGCCCTGAAGAAGCAGTCGTGGCGATTCCACACCAAGTACATGATGTGGTTCCAGCGGCACGAGGAGCCCAAGACCATCACGGATGAGTTTGAGCAG GGCACGTACATCTACTTCGACTATGAGAAATGGGGCCAGCGGAAGAAGGAAGGGTTCACTTTCGAGTACCGGTATCTAGAAGACCGTGACCTGCAGTGA
- the CNOT3 gene encoding CCR4-NOT transcription complex subunit 3 isoform X5: MADKRKLQGEIDRCLKKVSEGVEQFEDIWQKLHNAANANQKEKYEADLKKEIKKLQRLRDQIKTWVASNEIKDKRQLIDNRKLIETQMERFKVVERETKTKAYSKEGLGLAQKVDPAQKEKEEVGQWLTNTIDTLNMQVDQFESEVESLSVQTRKKKGDKDKQDRIEGLKRHIEKHRYHIRMLETILRMLDNDSIQVDSIRKIKDDVEYYVDSSQDPDFEENEFLYDDLDLEDIPQALVATSPPSHSHLEDEIFNQSSSTPTSTTSSSPIPPSPANGTAENSEDDKKRGRSTDSESPAKNGSKSVHNNHPPPSPAVTPSYQLGSSSSTSSSLGNGPGSSSNGAVSNSSGSGGAKAVPVAGHTPSTPTPYAQAVAPPPPGANASQPRPPSAQQNASKQNGATSECREEARFKGYSSVVADSTSDSVLGSSGPALPSQPVAHNPPSSAAKEPSGAPAPPSASSGLLVPMTVNTPSSPTPSFSEAKPSQPLLNGPPQFSSTPEIKAPEPLSSLKSMAERAAIGSSIEDPVPSLHLAERADILISSTTSQPASSQPPIQLSEVNIPLSLGVCPLGPVPLTKEQLYQQAMEEAAWHHMPHPSDSERIRQYLPRNPCPTPPYHHQMPPLHSDTVEFYQRLSTETLFFIFYYLEGTKAQYLAAKALKKQSWRFHTKYMMWFQRHEEPKTITDEFEQGTYIYFDYEKWGQRKKEGFTFEYRYLEDRDLQ, from the exons ATGGCTGACAAGAGGAAATTGCAAG GTGAGATCGATCGGTGTCTGAAGAAGGTCTCCGAGGGGGTGGAACAGTTTGAGGATATTTGGCAGAAG CTCCACAATGCAGCAAACGCCAACCAGAAGGAGAAGTATGAAGCTGACCTGAAGAAGGAGATCAAGAAGCTCCAG aggcTGAGGGACCAGATCAAGACGTGGGTAGCTTCAAATGAGATCAAGGACAAGAGGCAGCTGATAGACAACCGGAAACTCATTGAGACG CAAATGGAGCGGTTCAAGGTGGTGGAGCGGGAGACCAAGACCAAAGCCTACTCCAaggaggggctgggcctggcGCAGAAAGTCGACCCTGCCcagaaggagaaggaagaggtCGGCCAGTGGTTAACg aaCACCATCGACACGCTGAACATGCAGGTGGATCAGTTTGAGAGCGAGGTGGAGTCACTCTCTGTGCAGACACGCAAGAAGAAGGGGGACAAGGAT AAGCAGGACCGGATCGAGGGGCTGAAGCGGCACATCGAAAAGCACCGATACCACATCCGCATGCTGGAGACCATCCTGCGCATGCTGGACAATGACTCCATCCAGGTGGACTCGATCCGCAAGATCAAGGACGACGTGGAGTATTACGTGGACTCCTCGCAGGACCCCGACTTCGAGGAGAACGAGTTTCTCTACGATGACCTCGACTTAGAAGACATTC cGCAGGCTCTGGTAGCCACCTCCCCGCCCAGCCACAGCCACCTGGAGGACGAGATCTTCAACCAGTCCAGCAGCACTCCCACGTCCACCACTTCCAGCTCGCCCATCCCGCCCAGCCCTGCCAACGGCACGGCG gagaaTTCGGAAGATGACAAGAAGAGGGGGCGGTCGACAGACAGCGAG TCTCCCGCGAAGAACGGTTCGAAAAGCGTCCACAACAACCACCCCCCGCCCTCACCGGCCGTCACACCCAGCTACCAGCTGGGCAGCAGCTCCAGCACCTCTTCCTCGCTGGGCAACGGCCCGGGCTCCAGCAGCAACGGAGCCGTGTCCAACAGCAGCGGGAGCGGTGGGGCCAAGGCCGTCCCAGTCGCCGGCCACAcgcccagcacccccaccccctacgCCCAGGCCGtcgcgcccccgccccccggtgcCAACGCCTCGCAGCCCCGGCCTCCCAGCGCCCAGCAGAACGCCAGCAAGCAGAACGGGGCCACCAGTGAGTGCCGGGAGGAGGCACGGTTCAAGG GTTACAGCTCCGTGGTGGCTGACAGCACATCGGACTCCGTTCTCGGCAGCAGCGGGCCAGCgctccccagccagccagtggcCCACAACCCACCCAGCAGCGCTGC gaaAGAGCCCAGCGGAGCCCCTGCGCCCCCCAGTGCCAGCTCTGGCCTGCTAGTCCCCATGACGGTGAATACCCCAAGCTCCCCGACCCCGTCCTTCTCCGAAGCCAAGCCGAGCCAGCCACTGCTCAACGGGCCACCCCAGTTCAGCTCCACGCCAGAAATCAAG GCGCCCGAGCCCCTGAGCAGCTTGAAATCCATGGCAGAGCGAGCAGCCATTGGATCCAGTATAGAGGACCCAGTGCCATCTCTCCACCTGGCTGAAAGGG CAGACATTTTAATTAGTAGTACGACCTCGCAGCCGGCCTCCAGCCAGCCGCCTATCCAGCTGTCGGAGGTGAACATCCCTCTCTCCCTGGGGGTCTGCCCCCTGGGACCGGTGCCCCTCACCAAGGAGCAGCTCTACCAGCAGGCCATGGAGGAGGCAGCCTGGCATCACATGCCTCACCCCTCGGACTCTGAGAGGATCCG gcagtacctgccccggaacccctgcccgacccccccTTACCACCACCAGATGCCTCCACTGCACTCGGacaccgtggagttctaccagcGGCTCTCGACGGAGACGCTCTTCTTCATCTTCTACTATCTGGAG GGTACCAAGGCGCAGTACCTGGCGGCCAAAGCCCTGAAGAAGCAGTCGTGGCGATTCCACACCAAGTACATGATGTGGTTCCAGCGGCACGAGGAGCCCAAGACCATCACGGATGAGTTTGAGCAG GGCACGTACATCTACTTCGACTATGAGAAATGGGGCCAGCGGAAGAAGGAAGGGTTCACTTTCGAGTACCGGTATCTAGAAGACCGTGACCTGCAGTGA
- the CNOT3 gene encoding CCR4-NOT transcription complex subunit 3 isoform X1 — protein MADKRKLQGEIDRCLKKVSEGVEQFEDIWQKLHNAANANQKEKYEADLKKEIKKLQRLRDQIKTWVASNEIKDKRQLIDNRKLIETQMERFKVVERETKTKAYSKEGLGLAQKVDPAQKEKEEVGQWLTNTIDTLNMQVDQFESEVESLSVQTRKKKGDKDKQDRIEGLKRHIEKHRYHIRMLETILRMLDNDSIQVDSIRKIKDDVEYYVDSSQDPDFEENEFLYDDLDLEDIPQALVATSPPSHSHLEDEIFNQSSSTPTSTTSSSPIPPSPANGTAENSEDDKKRGRSTDSEVSQSPAKNGSKSVHNNHPPPSPAVTPSYQLGSSSSTSSSLGNGPGSSSNGAVSNSSGSGGAKAVPVAGHTPSTPTPYAQAVAPPPPGANASQPRPPSAQQNASKQNGATSECREEARFKGYSSVVADSTSDSVLGSSGPALPSQPVAHNPPSSAAKEPSGAPAPPSASSGLLVPMTVNTPSSPTPSFSEAKPSQPLLNGPPQFSSTPEIKAPEPLSSLKSMAERAAIGSSIEDPVPSLHLAERADILISSTTSQPASSQPPIQLSEVNIPLSLGVCPLGPVPLTKEQLYQQAMEEAAWHHMPHPSDSERIRQYLPRNPCPTPPYHHQMPPLHSDTVEFYQRLSTETLFFIFYYLEVQKGPLCRLERSIVPPCLAAAAAFPSGRRGEGTKAQYLAAKALKKQSWRFHTKYMMWFQRHEEPKTITDEFEQGTYIYFDYEKWGQRKKEGFTFEYRYLEDRDLQ, from the exons ATGGCTGACAAGAGGAAATTGCAAG GTGAGATCGATCGGTGTCTGAAGAAGGTCTCCGAGGGGGTGGAACAGTTTGAGGATATTTGGCAGAAG CTCCACAATGCAGCAAACGCCAACCAGAAGGAGAAGTATGAAGCTGACCTGAAGAAGGAGATCAAGAAGCTCCAG aggcTGAGGGACCAGATCAAGACGTGGGTAGCTTCAAATGAGATCAAGGACAAGAGGCAGCTGATAGACAACCGGAAACTCATTGAGACG CAAATGGAGCGGTTCAAGGTGGTGGAGCGGGAGACCAAGACCAAAGCCTACTCCAaggaggggctgggcctggcGCAGAAAGTCGACCCTGCCcagaaggagaaggaagaggtCGGCCAGTGGTTAACg aaCACCATCGACACGCTGAACATGCAGGTGGATCAGTTTGAGAGCGAGGTGGAGTCACTCTCTGTGCAGACACGCAAGAAGAAGGGGGACAAGGAT AAGCAGGACCGGATCGAGGGGCTGAAGCGGCACATCGAAAAGCACCGATACCACATCCGCATGCTGGAGACCATCCTGCGCATGCTGGACAATGACTCCATCCAGGTGGACTCGATCCGCAAGATCAAGGACGACGTGGAGTATTACGTGGACTCCTCGCAGGACCCCGACTTCGAGGAGAACGAGTTTCTCTACGATGACCTCGACTTAGAAGACATTC cGCAGGCTCTGGTAGCCACCTCCCCGCCCAGCCACAGCCACCTGGAGGACGAGATCTTCAACCAGTCCAGCAGCACTCCCACGTCCACCACTTCCAGCTCGCCCATCCCGCCCAGCCCTGCCAACGGCACGGCG gagaaTTCGGAAGATGACAAGAAGAGGGGGCGGTCGACAGACAGCGAGGTCAGTCAG TCTCCCGCGAAGAACGGTTCGAAAAGCGTCCACAACAACCACCCCCCGCCCTCACCGGCCGTCACACCCAGCTACCAGCTGGGCAGCAGCTCCAGCACCTCTTCCTCGCTGGGCAACGGCCCGGGCTCCAGCAGCAACGGAGCCGTGTCCAACAGCAGCGGGAGCGGTGGGGCCAAGGCCGTCCCAGTCGCCGGCCACAcgcccagcacccccaccccctacgCCCAGGCCGtcgcgcccccgccccccggtgcCAACGCCTCGCAGCCCCGGCCTCCCAGCGCCCAGCAGAACGCCAGCAAGCAGAACGGGGCCACCAGTGAGTGCCGGGAGGAGGCACGGTTCAAGG GTTACAGCTCCGTGGTGGCTGACAGCACATCGGACTCCGTTCTCGGCAGCAGCGGGCCAGCgctccccagccagccagtggcCCACAACCCACCCAGCAGCGCTGC gaaAGAGCCCAGCGGAGCCCCTGCGCCCCCCAGTGCCAGCTCTGGCCTGCTAGTCCCCATGACGGTGAATACCCCAAGCTCCCCGACCCCGTCCTTCTCCGAAGCCAAGCCGAGCCAGCCACTGCTCAACGGGCCACCCCAGTTCAGCTCCACGCCAGAAATCAAG GCGCCCGAGCCCCTGAGCAGCTTGAAATCCATGGCAGAGCGAGCAGCCATTGGATCCAGTATAGAGGACCCAGTGCCATCTCTCCACCTGGCTGAAAGGG CAGACATTTTAATTAGTAGTACGACCTCGCAGCCGGCCTCCAGCCAGCCGCCTATCCAGCTGTCGGAGGTGAACATCCCTCTCTCCCTGGGGGTCTGCCCCCTGGGACCGGTGCCCCTCACCAAGGAGCAGCTCTACCAGCAGGCCATGGAGGAGGCAGCCTGGCATCACATGCCTCACCCCTCGGACTCTGAGAGGATCCG gcagtacctgccccggaacccctgcccgacccccccTTACCACCACCAGATGCCTCCACTGCACTCGGacaccgtggagttctaccagcGGCTCTCGACGGAGACGCTCTTCTTCATCTTCTACTATCTGGAGGTACAGAAGGGCCCCCTCTGCAGGCTAGAGCGCTCTATAGTCCCGCCCTGTCTGGCCGCCGCTGCCGCCTTTCCCTCGGGCAGGAGGGGCGAG GGTACCAAGGCGCAGTACCTGGCGGCCAAAGCCCTGAAGAAGCAGTCGTGGCGATTCCACACCAAGTACATGATGTGGTTCCAGCGGCACGAGGAGCCCAAGACCATCACGGATGAGTTTGAGCAG GGCACGTACATCTACTTCGACTATGAGAAATGGGGCCAGCGGAAGAAGGAAGGGTTCACTTTCGAGTACCGGTATCTAGAAGACCGTGACCTGCAGTGA
- the CNOT3 gene encoding CCR4-NOT transcription complex subunit 3 isoform X8: protein MADKRKLQGEIDRCLKKVSEGVEQFEDIWQKLHNAANANQKEKYEADLKKEIKKLQRLRDQIKTWVASNEIKDKRQLIDNRKLIETNTIDTLNMQVDQFESEVESLSVQTRKKKGDKDKQDRIEGLKRHIEKHRYHIRMLETILRMLDNDSIQVDSIRKIKDDVEYYVDSSQDPDFEENEFLYDDLDLEDIPQALVATSPPSHSHLEDEIFNQSSSTPTSTTSSSPIPPSPANGTAENSEDDKKRGRSTDSEVSQSPAKNGSKSVHNNHPPPSPAVTPSYQLGSSSSTSSSLGNGPGSSSNGAVSNSSGSGGAKAVPVAGHTPSTPTPYAQAVAPPPPGANASQPRPPSAQQNASKQNGATSECREEARFKGYSSVVADSTSDSVLGSSGPALPSQPVAHNPPSSAAKEPSGAPAPPSASSGLLVPMTVNTPSSPTPSFSEAKPSQPLLNGPPQFSSTPEIKAPEPLSSLKSMAERAAIGSSIEDPVPSLHLAERADILISSTTSQPASSQPPIQLSEVNIPLSLGVCPLGPVPLTKEQLYQQAMEEAAWHHMPHPSDSERIRQYLPRNPCPTPPYHHQMPPLHSDTVEFYQRLSTETLFFIFYYLEGTKAQYLAAKALKKQSWRFHTKYMMWFQRHEEPKTITDEFEQGTYIYFDYEKWGQRKKEGFTFEYRYLEDRDLQ from the exons ATGGCTGACAAGAGGAAATTGCAAG GTGAGATCGATCGGTGTCTGAAGAAGGTCTCCGAGGGGGTGGAACAGTTTGAGGATATTTGGCAGAAG CTCCACAATGCAGCAAACGCCAACCAGAAGGAGAAGTATGAAGCTGACCTGAAGAAGGAGATCAAGAAGCTCCAG aggcTGAGGGACCAGATCAAGACGTGGGTAGCTTCAAATGAGATCAAGGACAAGAGGCAGCTGATAGACAACCGGAAACTCATTGAGACG aaCACCATCGACACGCTGAACATGCAGGTGGATCAGTTTGAGAGCGAGGTGGAGTCACTCTCTGTGCAGACACGCAAGAAGAAGGGGGACAAGGAT AAGCAGGACCGGATCGAGGGGCTGAAGCGGCACATCGAAAAGCACCGATACCACATCCGCATGCTGGAGACCATCCTGCGCATGCTGGACAATGACTCCATCCAGGTGGACTCGATCCGCAAGATCAAGGACGACGTGGAGTATTACGTGGACTCCTCGCAGGACCCCGACTTCGAGGAGAACGAGTTTCTCTACGATGACCTCGACTTAGAAGACATTC cGCAGGCTCTGGTAGCCACCTCCCCGCCCAGCCACAGCCACCTGGAGGACGAGATCTTCAACCAGTCCAGCAGCACTCCCACGTCCACCACTTCCAGCTCGCCCATCCCGCCCAGCCCTGCCAACGGCACGGCG gagaaTTCGGAAGATGACAAGAAGAGGGGGCGGTCGACAGACAGCGAGGTCAGTCAG TCTCCCGCGAAGAACGGTTCGAAAAGCGTCCACAACAACCACCCCCCGCCCTCACCGGCCGTCACACCCAGCTACCAGCTGGGCAGCAGCTCCAGCACCTCTTCCTCGCTGGGCAACGGCCCGGGCTCCAGCAGCAACGGAGCCGTGTCCAACAGCAGCGGGAGCGGTGGGGCCAAGGCCGTCCCAGTCGCCGGCCACAcgcccagcacccccaccccctacgCCCAGGCCGtcgcgcccccgccccccggtgcCAACGCCTCGCAGCCCCGGCCTCCCAGCGCCCAGCAGAACGCCAGCAAGCAGAACGGGGCCACCAGTGAGTGCCGGGAGGAGGCACGGTTCAAGG GTTACAGCTCCGTGGTGGCTGACAGCACATCGGACTCCGTTCTCGGCAGCAGCGGGCCAGCgctccccagccagccagtggcCCACAACCCACCCAGCAGCGCTGC gaaAGAGCCCAGCGGAGCCCCTGCGCCCCCCAGTGCCAGCTCTGGCCTGCTAGTCCCCATGACGGTGAATACCCCAAGCTCCCCGACCCCGTCCTTCTCCGAAGCCAAGCCGAGCCAGCCACTGCTCAACGGGCCACCCCAGTTCAGCTCCACGCCAGAAATCAAG GCGCCCGAGCCCCTGAGCAGCTTGAAATCCATGGCAGAGCGAGCAGCCATTGGATCCAGTATAGAGGACCCAGTGCCATCTCTCCACCTGGCTGAAAGGG CAGACATTTTAATTAGTAGTACGACCTCGCAGCCGGCCTCCAGCCAGCCGCCTATCCAGCTGTCGGAGGTGAACATCCCTCTCTCCCTGGGGGTCTGCCCCCTGGGACCGGTGCCCCTCACCAAGGAGCAGCTCTACCAGCAGGCCATGGAGGAGGCAGCCTGGCATCACATGCCTCACCCCTCGGACTCTGAGAGGATCCG gcagtacctgccccggaacccctgcccgacccccccTTACCACCACCAGATGCCTCCACTGCACTCGGacaccgtggagttctaccagcGGCTCTCGACGGAGACGCTCTTCTTCATCTTCTACTATCTGGAG GGTACCAAGGCGCAGTACCTGGCGGCCAAAGCCCTGAAGAAGCAGTCGTGGCGATTCCACACCAAGTACATGATGTGGTTCCAGCGGCACGAGGAGCCCAAGACCATCACGGATGAGTTTGAGCAG GGCACGTACATCTACTTCGACTATGAGAAATGGGGCCAGCGGAAGAAGGAAGGGTTCACTTTCGAGTACCGGTATCTAGAAGACCGTGACCTGCAGTGA
- the CNOT3 gene encoding CCR4-NOT transcription complex subunit 3 isoform X2 has product MADKRKLQGEIDRCLKKVSEGVEQFEDIWQKLHNAANANQKEKYEADLKKEIKKLQRLRDQIKTWVASNEIKDKRQLIDNRKLIETQMERFKVVERETKTKAYSKEGLGLAQKVDPAQKEKEEVGQWLTNTIDTLNMQVDQFESEVESLSVQTRKKKGDKDKQDRIEGLKRHIEKHRYHIRMLETILRMLDNDSIQVDSIRKIKDDVEYYVDSSQDPDFEENEFLYDDLDLEDIPQALVATSPPSHSHLEDEIFNQSSSTPTSTTSSSPIPPSPANGTAENSEDDKKRGRSTDSEVSQSPAKNGSKSVHNNHPPPSPAVTPSYQLGSSSSTSSSLGNGPGSSSNGAVSNSSGSGGAKAVPVAGHTPSTPTPYAQAVAPPPPGANASQPRPPSAQQNASKQNGATSECREEARFKGYSSVVADSTSDSVLGSSGPALPSQPVAHNPPSSAAKEPSGAPAPPSASSGLLVPMTVNTPSSPTPSFSEAKPSQPLLNGPPQFSSTPEIKAPEPLSSLKSMAERAAIGSSIEDPVPSLHLAERADILISSTTSQPASSQPPIQLSEVNIPLSLGVCPLGPVPLTKEQLYQQAMEEAAWHHMPHPSDSERIRQYLPRNPCPTPPYHHQMPPLHSDTVEFYQRLSTETLFFIFYYLEGTKAQYLAAKALKKQSWRFHTKYMMWFQRHEEPKTITDEFEQGTYIYFDYEKWGQRKKEGFTFEYRYLEDRDLQ; this is encoded by the exons ATGGCTGACAAGAGGAAATTGCAAG GTGAGATCGATCGGTGTCTGAAGAAGGTCTCCGAGGGGGTGGAACAGTTTGAGGATATTTGGCAGAAG CTCCACAATGCAGCAAACGCCAACCAGAAGGAGAAGTATGAAGCTGACCTGAAGAAGGAGATCAAGAAGCTCCAG aggcTGAGGGACCAGATCAAGACGTGGGTAGCTTCAAATGAGATCAAGGACAAGAGGCAGCTGATAGACAACCGGAAACTCATTGAGACG CAAATGGAGCGGTTCAAGGTGGTGGAGCGGGAGACCAAGACCAAAGCCTACTCCAaggaggggctgggcctggcGCAGAAAGTCGACCCTGCCcagaaggagaaggaagaggtCGGCCAGTGGTTAACg aaCACCATCGACACGCTGAACATGCAGGTGGATCAGTTTGAGAGCGAGGTGGAGTCACTCTCTGTGCAGACACGCAAGAAGAAGGGGGACAAGGAT AAGCAGGACCGGATCGAGGGGCTGAAGCGGCACATCGAAAAGCACCGATACCACATCCGCATGCTGGAGACCATCCTGCGCATGCTGGACAATGACTCCATCCAGGTGGACTCGATCCGCAAGATCAAGGACGACGTGGAGTATTACGTGGACTCCTCGCAGGACCCCGACTTCGAGGAGAACGAGTTTCTCTACGATGACCTCGACTTAGAAGACATTC cGCAGGCTCTGGTAGCCACCTCCCCGCCCAGCCACAGCCACCTGGAGGACGAGATCTTCAACCAGTCCAGCAGCACTCCCACGTCCACCACTTCCAGCTCGCCCATCCCGCCCAGCCCTGCCAACGGCACGGCG gagaaTTCGGAAGATGACAAGAAGAGGGGGCGGTCGACAGACAGCGAGGTCAGTCAG TCTCCCGCGAAGAACGGTTCGAAAAGCGTCCACAACAACCACCCCCCGCCCTCACCGGCCGTCACACCCAGCTACCAGCTGGGCAGCAGCTCCAGCACCTCTTCCTCGCTGGGCAACGGCCCGGGCTCCAGCAGCAACGGAGCCGTGTCCAACAGCAGCGGGAGCGGTGGGGCCAAGGCCGTCCCAGTCGCCGGCCACAcgcccagcacccccaccccctacgCCCAGGCCGtcgcgcccccgccccccggtgcCAACGCCTCGCAGCCCCGGCCTCCCAGCGCCCAGCAGAACGCCAGCAAGCAGAACGGGGCCACCAGTGAGTGCCGGGAGGAGGCACGGTTCAAGG GTTACAGCTCCGTGGTGGCTGACAGCACATCGGACTCCGTTCTCGGCAGCAGCGGGCCAGCgctccccagccagccagtggcCCACAACCCACCCAGCAGCGCTGC gaaAGAGCCCAGCGGAGCCCCTGCGCCCCCCAGTGCCAGCTCTGGCCTGCTAGTCCCCATGACGGTGAATACCCCAAGCTCCCCGACCCCGTCCTTCTCCGAAGCCAAGCCGAGCCAGCCACTGCTCAACGGGCCACCCCAGTTCAGCTCCACGCCAGAAATCAAG GCGCCCGAGCCCCTGAGCAGCTTGAAATCCATGGCAGAGCGAGCAGCCATTGGATCCAGTATAGAGGACCCAGTGCCATCTCTCCACCTGGCTGAAAGGG CAGACATTTTAATTAGTAGTACGACCTCGCAGCCGGCCTCCAGCCAGCCGCCTATCCAGCTGTCGGAGGTGAACATCCCTCTCTCCCTGGGGGTCTGCCCCCTGGGACCGGTGCCCCTCACCAAGGAGCAGCTCTACCAGCAGGCCATGGAGGAGGCAGCCTGGCATCACATGCCTCACCCCTCGGACTCTGAGAGGATCCG gcagtacctgccccggaacccctgcccgacccccccTTACCACCACCAGATGCCTCCACTGCACTCGGacaccgtggagttctaccagcGGCTCTCGACGGAGACGCTCTTCTTCATCTTCTACTATCTGGAG GGTACCAAGGCGCAGTACCTGGCGGCCAAAGCCCTGAAGAAGCAGTCGTGGCGATTCCACACCAAGTACATGATGTGGTTCCAGCGGCACGAGGAGCCCAAGACCATCACGGATGAGTTTGAGCAG GGCACGTACATCTACTTCGACTATGAGAAATGGGGCCAGCGGAAGAAGGAAGGGTTCACTTTCGAGTACCGGTATCTAGAAGACCGTGACCTGCAGTGA